One Nostoc sp. UHCC 0302 DNA window includes the following coding sequences:
- a CDS encoding mechanosensitive ion channel, with protein MNATWQEMTQVIVVGLSIRGQQFLAQSPNLQLNQPAVNQGIDYVQGTFQQIVAFLPRLLGAVAILLVGWLIAAIAAAVTRGILNRTNIDNRIAAGITGRGDSGQLPQVEKLISSLVFWIIILLTVVAVLQTLQLEVASRPLNNFLDQLVGFLPKLVGAAIWLGVAWILATIVKLLTISGLQVLRLDERLNQETQNDTLSLDQFSLSQTIGNALYWFIFLLFLVPILDTLGLQQALQPVQALITQILSILPNILAAGLIAAVGWFIANVVRRIVTNLLATTGIDHLGSRFGLSSSAGSQSLSTIVGTIVYVLILIPVAIAALNTLKIDAISVPAIAMLQQVLNALPAIFTAVAILIVAYFIGRFVADLVTSILTSLGFNNIFTVLGVPAPTRRIVIPAEPTTSPEIPTRTPSEIVGIIVLVGILLFATLTAVNILNIPALTALVGGILIIFGRILSGLVVFGIGLFLANLAFNIITSSGDPQARILGQVARIAIIALVSAMALQQIGVASDIVNLAFGLLLGAIAVAIALAFGLGGRDIARQQVQDWLNSFQAKK; from the coding sequence ATGAACGCAACTTGGCAAGAAATGACCCAGGTGATAGTAGTTGGTTTGTCCATCAGGGGGCAGCAATTTTTGGCACAATCGCCCAATCTGCAACTGAACCAACCAGCAGTCAATCAAGGAATCGATTATGTACAAGGAACTTTCCAGCAGATAGTTGCGTTTTTACCCCGTTTACTGGGGGCAGTGGCAATTTTGTTGGTAGGTTGGCTGATTGCCGCGATCGCTGCGGCAGTGACGCGGGGAATTCTCAATCGCACTAATATAGATAACCGCATTGCCGCAGGGATTACGGGGCGTGGGGATAGTGGGCAACTTCCCCAAGTAGAGAAATTAATCTCCAGCTTAGTTTTTTGGATCATTATCCTATTAACGGTTGTAGCCGTATTACAGACACTACAGCTAGAAGTAGCTTCTAGACCTCTAAATAATTTTCTCGATCAACTTGTTGGTTTCTTGCCCAAGTTGGTAGGTGCAGCAATCTGGTTGGGTGTCGCTTGGATATTAGCTACTATCGTTAAGCTGCTGACAATCAGCGGACTACAGGTGTTGAGGCTAGATGAGCGTTTAAATCAAGAAACGCAAAACGATACACTCAGCCTTGATCAGTTCTCTTTGAGTCAGACAATTGGTAATGCCCTGTACTGGTTCATCTTTTTACTGTTTCTCGTCCCGATACTGGATACTTTGGGACTACAGCAAGCACTACAACCAGTACAAGCTCTGATTACGCAGATTCTCTCAATTCTGCCTAATATCTTAGCCGCAGGACTAATTGCCGCAGTCGGTTGGTTTATCGCTAATGTGGTGCGGCGGATTGTGACAAACTTGTTGGCAACAACTGGAATTGATCATTTAGGCAGCCGATTTGGACTATCCTCATCTGCGGGGTCGCAATCTTTATCGACTATTGTCGGCACAATTGTCTATGTTTTGATTTTGATTCCTGTAGCGATCGCAGCGCTCAATACTTTAAAAATTGATGCGATATCAGTCCCAGCGATCGCAATGTTACAGCAGGTTCTCAACGCCCTGCCAGCAATCTTTACAGCTGTGGCAATTTTGATTGTTGCCTATTTCATCGGGCGGTTTGTAGCGGATCTGGTCACTAGCATCCTTACCAGTTTGGGCTTTAACAATATTTTCACTGTACTGGGTGTACCAGCTCCTACCAGACGAATTGTAATTCCAGCAGAACCAACAACGTCACCTGAGATACCAACTCGCACTCCATCAGAAATTGTTGGCATTATTGTTTTAGTTGGTATTTTGCTGTTTGCAACGCTGACAGCGGTAAACATCCTGAATATTCCGGCGCTGACAGCATTAGTAGGTGGCATTTTGATAATATTTGGGCGGATATTATCTGGTTTGGTAGTATTTGGCATTGGTTTGTTTTTAGCAAATCTGGCTTTTAACATCATTACCAGTTCCGGTGATCCTCAAGCCCGAATTTTGGGTCAAGTAGCGCGGATTGCAATTATTGCCCTAGTTTCTGCAATGGCATTGCAACAGATTGGAGTTGCCAGTGATATTGTAAATTTAGCTTTTGGACTTTTACTCGGTGCGATCGCTGTTGCTATTGCCTTAGCTTTTGGTTTAGGTGGTCGTGATATTGCACGTCAGCAAGTCCAAGATTGGCTAAATTCTTTCCAAGCTAAAAAATAA
- a CDS encoding GTP-binding protein yields MTSTLPLPEPHHSDSANTDADSLKWEEELDSAIFSFEDIQSELNYKQAQTALRNLVTSLDLTPQEKDGLEAEIADLETMLGKLDRMVVQIATFGMVGRGKSSLLNALVGETVFETGPLHGVTRTAQRVNWSISEEAVGETERALRVTLPAGGQSQVELIDTPGLDEVDGDTRAALAEQVAKQADLILFVIAGDMTKIEYEALSQLREAGKPIILVFNKVDQYPEADRMAIYQKIRDERVRELLTPLEIVMAAASPLVKTAIRRPDGTRGVQLRTGTAQVDELKLKILEILHREGKALVALNTMLYADSVNEQLVQRKLMIREQNANQMIWKAVMTKAVAIALNPVTVVDILSSVVIDIALILGLSKLYGIPMSESGAVQLLQKIALSMGGIGVSELLANLGLSGLKTLLGISATATAGIAIGPYISVALTQAGVAGVSSYGIGQVTKVYLANGATWGSDGPKAVIGRILATLDETSILNRIKDELLHKLKYSHR; encoded by the coding sequence ATGACTTCCACATTGCCGTTGCCCGAGCCTCATCACAGCGATTCAGCCAACACTGATGCAGATTCTCTCAAATGGGAAGAAGAACTTGATAGCGCCATTTTCAGTTTTGAAGATATTCAGAGTGAACTCAACTACAAACAAGCACAAACGGCGCTGCGAAACTTAGTTACCAGCCTTGACCTGACTCCCCAAGAAAAAGACGGATTGGAGGCGGAAATTGCTGATTTGGAAACTATGCTGGGAAAGTTAGACCGTATGGTGGTGCAGATAGCTACTTTTGGTATGGTGGGGCGTGGCAAGTCTTCTTTACTCAATGCATTGGTTGGAGAAACGGTATTTGAAACCGGGCCTTTGCATGGTGTGACGCGTACTGCACAACGAGTGAATTGGAGTATTAGTGAAGAGGCAGTTGGAGAAACTGAACGCGCTTTGCGAGTTACTTTACCTGCGGGAGGTCAATCACAGGTGGAATTAATTGATACTCCTGGCTTAGACGAAGTAGATGGTGATACTCGTGCGGCATTAGCAGAACAGGTGGCAAAACAGGCGGATCTAATCTTATTTGTCATTGCTGGCGACATGACGAAGATAGAATACGAGGCCCTTTCTCAGTTGCGGGAAGCTGGTAAACCGATAATTTTAGTGTTTAACAAAGTAGACCAATATCCCGAAGCAGACCGGATGGCAATTTACCAAAAAATCCGGGATGAAAGGGTAAGGGAATTACTCACACCTCTAGAAATTGTCATGGCAGCGGCATCACCATTGGTAAAGACGGCGATACGTCGCCCTGATGGCACTAGGGGTGTGCAATTGCGTACAGGTACAGCCCAAGTCGACGAACTCAAGCTGAAAATTTTGGAGATTTTGCACCGTGAAGGCAAAGCCTTAGTTGCCCTCAACACCATGCTTTATGCCGATAGTGTGAATGAGCAATTGGTGCAGCGAAAACTGATGATTCGAGAACAGAATGCGAATCAGATGATTTGGAAGGCTGTGATGACTAAGGCAGTAGCGATCGCTCTTAATCCTGTTACTGTTGTAGATATCCTTAGCAGCGTAGTAATTGATATTGCTCTAATTTTGGGGTTATCTAAACTCTATGGCATCCCGATGAGTGAAAGTGGTGCTGTACAATTGCTACAAAAAATTGCTTTAAGTATGGGTGGAATTGGTGTTAGTGAACTACTAGCAAACTTGGGATTGAGTGGGTTAAAAACTTTACTTGGCATCTCTGCAACAGCTACAGCTGGGATTGCGATCGGCCCTTATATCTCAGTAGCATTAACTCAAGCAGGCGTAGCTGGTGTTTCTTCTTATGGCATTGGACAAGTTACCAAAGTTTACTTAGCTAATGGCGCAACTTGGGGGTCTGATGGCCCTAAAGCAGTCATCGGGCGCATTTTAGCAACCCTAGATGAAACTTCAATTCTCAACCGCATTAAAGATGAATTGCTTCACAAGTTGAAATATTCTCACCGTTAA
- the tpiA gene encoding triose-phosphate isomerase, producing MRKIVIAGNWKMYKTQAETQEFLLGFLPYLEERPQGREVVLCPPFTDLNLLSKSLHGSLIQLGAQNIHWEEYGAYTGEISGPMLTEVGVRYVIVGHSERRQYFSETDATVNLRLQAAQRYGLTPILCVGETKQERDAGETEAVITSQIQKGLIDIDQDNLVIAYEPIWAIGTGDTCEATEANRVISLIRSLLSNPNVSIQYGGSVKPNNIDEIMAQPEIDGVLVGGASLEPASFGRIVNYH from the coding sequence GTGCGGAAAATCGTTATTGCCGGTAACTGGAAAATGTACAAAACCCAGGCAGAAACCCAGGAGTTTTTACTAGGATTTCTGCCCTACTTGGAGGAAAGGCCTCAAGGGCGAGAAGTAGTATTGTGTCCTCCTTTCACTGATTTAAACCTTTTGTCTAAGAGTTTGCATGGCAGCCTTATACAACTGGGGGCGCAAAATATTCACTGGGAAGAATATGGAGCCTACACAGGGGAAATTTCTGGCCCTATGCTGACAGAAGTCGGTGTGCGTTATGTAATTGTCGGTCATAGCGAACGACGGCAATATTTTTCTGAAACTGACGCAACTGTCAATCTACGTCTCCAAGCTGCTCAGAGGTATGGTTTGACTCCGATTCTCTGTGTAGGCGAAACTAAACAAGAACGAGATGCAGGAGAGACGGAAGCAGTGATTACCAGCCAAATACAAAAAGGCTTAATAGATATTGATCAGGATAATTTGGTAATTGCCTATGAACCGATTTGGGCAATTGGTACTGGTGACACCTGCGAAGCAACGGAGGCAAATCGGGTAATTAGCTTAATTCGCAGCCTGTTGAGTAATCCGAATGTATCAATTCAATATGGTGGCTCAGTCAAACCGAATAATATTGACGAGATCATGGCTCAACCAGAAATTGATGGCGTCTTAGTTGGAGGAGCGAGTCTGGAACCAGCGAGTTTCGGTCGAATTGTCAATTATCACTAA
- the folP gene encoding dihydropteroate synthase yields MPSNLIIRQRCFEWGQRTYLMGILNVTPDSFSDGGEFNTTSAALAQAQALVAAGADIIDVGGQSTRPGAKQITLAEELERVLTVLQVIRPEIYIPISVDTTRASVAKAAVEAGADIVNDISGGTFDLEMLSTVANLGVPIILMHIRGTPETMQKQTDYQDLIPEIYSFLARQIGAATDAGIDSKKIIIDPGIGFAKNYEQNLEIFRRLRSLQPLNCPILVGPSRKGFIGQILNQPDPKARVWGTAAACCAAIFNGADILRVHDVSQMRDVSQVADALFRQEVQRQS; encoded by the coding sequence ATGCCAAGTAATTTGATAATTCGGCAACGCTGTTTTGAGTGGGGACAGCGGACTTATCTGATGGGCATTTTAAATGTCACGCCTGATAGCTTTAGTGATGGCGGGGAGTTTAATACTACTTCTGCGGCTTTAGCACAGGCACAAGCGCTAGTAGCTGCTGGTGCTGACATTATAGATGTAGGTGGTCAGTCAACTCGACCAGGGGCAAAGCAAATAACTCTGGCAGAAGAACTTGAGCGCGTATTAACAGTGTTGCAGGTTATCCGACCAGAAATTTATATACCGATTTCTGTAGATACAACTAGGGCTTCTGTGGCAAAGGCTGCTGTAGAAGCTGGAGCAGATATAGTTAATGATATTTCTGGCGGCACTTTTGACTTAGAAATGTTGTCAACAGTAGCGAATCTGGGTGTGCCGATTATTTTAATGCATATCCGTGGAACCCCAGAGACAATGCAAAAACAAACTGATTATCAGGATTTGATTCCAGAGATTTATAGTTTTTTGGCAAGGCAAATTGGGGCTGCAACAGATGCGGGCATTGACTCAAAGAAAATTATTATTGATCCGGGAATTGGCTTTGCTAAGAACTATGAACAAAATTTAGAAATTTTTCGCCGCTTGCGATCGCTTCAACCACTCAACTGTCCTATCTTAGTAGGGCCATCCCGTAAAGGTTTCATCGGTCAGATTTTAAATCAACCAGATCCGAAAGCACGAGTCTGGGGAACGGCGGCGGCGTGTTGTGCTGCTATTTTTAATGGCGCTGATATTCTCCGAGTTCACGATGTTTCACAAATGCGTGATGTGTCGCAAGTAGCCGATGCTCTCTTCCGACAAGAAGTGCAGCGTCAATCTTAG
- a CDS encoding SPFH domain-containing protein: MEPIIAIVLALIGYALGSAKLINQGNEALVERLGRYHRKLRPGLNFIVPLVDQIVMEDTTREQILDIKPQNAITKDNISLEVDAVVFWRIRDIEKSFYAIDNLQEALKNLTTTTLREIIAQNSLDETNISRAEMDRAILDQLNQTTVDWGVEIMRLDIQSITLPESVRRSMEEQRAAEIRSRAVIVEAEGERQAAIKKAEGTMTSVQIIAQALRSNPESKDILRYLVAQDYVDASQKLGESNNAKIVFVDPANSTEMFQELIADSAIVEGNGKKSENGNT; encoded by the coding sequence ATGGAGCCAATCATTGCTATAGTCTTAGCCCTTATAGGTTATGCCTTGGGTTCGGCAAAACTGATTAATCAAGGTAATGAAGCCCTAGTGGAACGTCTGGGACGGTATCATCGGAAACTTAGACCCGGACTCAACTTTATAGTTCCCTTGGTCGATCAGATTGTGATGGAAGATACCACACGCGAGCAGATTTTAGACATTAAGCCTCAGAACGCAATCACTAAAGATAATATCTCCCTCGAAGTTGATGCTGTCGTGTTTTGGCGCATCAGAGATATTGAGAAAAGCTTTTACGCAATTGATAATTTGCAAGAAGCGCTAAAAAATCTGACTACAACTACCCTCCGGGAAATTATTGCTCAGAACTCCTTGGATGAGACCAATATCTCTAGAGCGGAAATGGACAGAGCAATCTTAGACCAACTCAATCAAACCACGGTAGATTGGGGTGTTGAGATTATGCGCTTGGATATTCAGAGTATTACACTCCCTGAAAGTGTGCGGAGGTCAATGGAAGAACAGCGGGCGGCTGAAATTAGAAGCCGCGCTGTGATTGTAGAAGCAGAAGGCGAAAGACAAGCCGCAATTAAGAAAGCTGAAGGAACTATGACTTCAGTGCAAATAATTGCTCAAGCTTTACGTTCCAATCCTGAAAGTAAGGATATTCTGCGATATCTTGTAGCCCAAGATTATGTAGACGCTAGCCAAAAGCTTGGTGAAAGCAATAATGCCAAAATTGTCTTTGTAGACCCAGCCAACTCAACTGAAATGTTTCAGGAATTGATTGCCGATTCGGCAATTGTTGAAGGTAATGGCAAAAAATCCGAAAATGGCAATACCTAA
- a CDS encoding alpha/beta hydrolase → MQFQFGKHLFKASLLQGLLYSLTLGMSLSVGISSTLAAEKVTIRLGPFQQSLAIADLEKFAKTGKLPENLEIYSSLLTPQVRELLNQRLRVDPAFADKFVDELVRSPQGKQLITSLGGAIPGSTVESLQTALNLALRQYNGLSVVGFLQAYPEENVNVDATQALQLAVKFNANQFQSQALGSLLERELLVKSDTPFKPAFDPAAMGKQAVEQNTLTLQDRQRNRSIPVEIYWSRGDDVQAPLVVISHGFGSDRRFISYLARHLASHGITVAAIEHPGSNAVAVNNASDQVNLSQLLPAREFIDRPKDISFLLNELAKLNIQSGPLQGKFNTEKVTVIGHSLGGYTALALVGGELDLEALRQFCKTSLSVGDSPADWLQCAAASLKEKKLQLKDERVKSAIALNPLVGKLFGKNGLTKVTNPVLILTGTEDTLTPSLTHQIEPFTQLRGSKYLLTAIGATHLSITDPAYPVSAATTIVPEKRGEETNSLRLLMRGVTLAFIKQLTPEAKIYQPFLTSAYGQSFSTPELPLRLNSDLPANIKPWLSLAIKRFVTG, encoded by the coding sequence ATGCAGTTTCAGTTTGGCAAACATCTATTTAAGGCATCTTTATTACAAGGATTACTCTACAGTTTGACCTTGGGTATGAGTTTGAGCGTGGGAATCTCCTCAACTTTAGCAGCAGAAAAAGTTACTATCCGCCTCGGGCCATTTCAGCAATCTCTAGCGATCGCTGATTTAGAAAAATTTGCCAAAACTGGTAAACTCCCAGAAAACCTAGAAATCTATAGCTCTTTATTAACGCCGCAAGTACGAGAATTATTAAATCAGCGGCTGCGAGTAGATCCAGCATTTGCAGACAAATTCGTTGATGAATTGGTGCGATCGCCACAAGGCAAACAATTAATTACATCCTTAGGAGGGGCAATACCTGGGAGTACGGTAGAAAGTCTGCAAACAGCTCTTAACCTTGCTCTGCGTCAATACAATGGTTTGAGTGTAGTTGGTTTCTTGCAAGCTTACCCAGAAGAGAATGTTAACGTCGACGCAACTCAAGCTCTCCAACTTGCAGTGAAATTCAATGCCAATCAATTCCAGAGTCAAGCCCTTGGCAGTTTGTTAGAACGGGAGTTATTAGTAAAAAGTGATACACCCTTTAAACCTGCGTTTGATCCAGCTGCGATGGGTAAACAAGCAGTTGAGCAAAACACACTCACCTTACAAGACAGACAACGCAACCGGAGTATTCCAGTAGAAATTTATTGGAGTAGGGGTGATGATGTGCAAGCACCACTAGTAGTCATCTCCCACGGCTTTGGATCTGACCGCAGATTTATTAGCTATTTAGCGCGTCATTTAGCTTCTCACGGCATCACCGTAGCAGCAATTGAACATCCTGGTAGTAACGCTGTCGCTGTCAATAACGCCTCAGATCAAGTCAACTTGTCGCAACTCCTACCAGCTAGGGAATTTATTGACCGACCAAAAGATATCAGCTTTTTACTTAATGAACTAGCAAAACTAAATATTCAATCAGGGCCACTTCAAGGAAAGTTCAACACTGAGAAAGTAACTGTCATTGGTCATTCTTTAGGAGGTTATACCGCCTTAGCTTTAGTGGGTGGAGAGTTAGACTTAGAAGCATTGCGGCAATTTTGCAAAACTTCTCTTTCGGTTGGCGACTCCCCTGCTGATTGGTTACAGTGTGCCGCAGCTAGTTTAAAAGAGAAAAAATTACAGTTGAAAGATGAGCGAGTCAAAAGTGCGATCGCTCTCAATCCGTTAGTCGGGAAACTGTTTGGTAAAAATGGTCTTACCAAAGTTACCAACCCAGTATTAATCTTAACCGGAACCGAAGACACTCTTACCCCATCCCTGACTCATCAAATAGAACCTTTTACCCAGTTGCGAGGTTCTAAGTATTTATTAACTGCCATTGGTGCTACTCACTTAAGTATTACCGATCCGGCATATCCCGTGAGTGCAGCTACCACCATCGTCCCAGAAAAGCGAGGCGAAGAAACTAATTCTCTGCGCCTATTGATGCGGGGTGTGACTCTCGCATTTATTAAACAACTCACACCAGAAGCTAAGATTTACCAACCATTTCTGACATCAGCTTACGGTCAATCCTTTTCTACACCAGAATTACCCCTACGTTTGAATTCTGATTTACCAGCAAATATCAAACCTTGGTTGAGTTTAGCCATAAAGCGATTTGTCACAGGTTAA
- a CDS encoding polysaccharide biosynthesis/export family protein yields MLKTSLLKFFTQPVTGAALLTAVNVAVPSASLAQGQTVLETTQISPITQITPITQTRPNSPIPRTNQTLPPTQAIPTTQTTQIDTNYTLGGGDRIRINVFEVPEYTGEYQVPPGGAVNLPLIGSVSVLGLTTEQAADEIARRYSRFLKRPLISVNLLSPRPINVFVAGEITRPGAYTLSLSGGAGDNPGVQYPTVLAALTAAQGTLGSADMTQVKLRRKIGRSSEQVVTLNLEELIKTGSLTQDITLRDGDTIIVPTATTFNLATARNIAAANFAASPSTPRTVAIVGEVNRPGSYLVSSGSTDGQAGGATGTGLPTITRAIQLAGGITPQADVRTLKLRRPTRAGTEQTIDINLWQLLQSGDINQDLIVQDGDTIVIPTATEINVAEATQLATTTLSPTRIQVGVVGEVKKPGAVEIQPNSSLNQALLAAGGFNDNRASRATVDLVRLNPNGSVTKREVKVDFAQGINEQTNPILRNNDVIIVSRNGIAKTSDTISPISGILGTFINVVRFFTGF; encoded by the coding sequence ATGCTTAAAACAAGTTTGTTGAAATTCTTTACTCAGCCCGTTACAGGTGCAGCTTTGTTAACAGCTGTCAATGTGGCTGTGCCGTCTGCCAGCCTAGCTCAGGGACAAACAGTATTAGAAACAACACAAATATCACCAATTACACAGATAACACCAATTACACAAACAAGACCAAACTCGCCAATACCAAGAACAAATCAGACATTACCACCTACTCAAGCAATCCCAACTACACAAACTACACAAATAGATACTAATTACACTTTAGGAGGTGGCGATCGCATACGCATAAATGTATTTGAAGTACCAGAATATACGGGTGAATATCAAGTACCTCCTGGGGGAGCAGTCAACTTACCTTTAATTGGCAGTGTATCCGTTTTGGGATTAACAACCGAACAAGCTGCTGATGAAATTGCTAGAAGATACTCTCGCTTTCTCAAGCGTCCTTTAATCTCAGTCAACTTATTATCACCTCGTCCCATAAATGTTTTCGTTGCTGGAGAGATAACACGTCCAGGAGCTTATACTCTGAGTTTAAGCGGAGGCGCAGGAGACAATCCAGGTGTACAATATCCCACTGTCTTAGCTGCGCTCACCGCAGCGCAGGGGACACTTGGAAGCGCGGATATGACTCAAGTCAAATTACGGCGTAAGATAGGACGTTCTTCAGAGCAAGTAGTCACCCTCAACTTGGAGGAACTGATTAAAACAGGCTCATTAACGCAAGATATTACCTTGCGGGATGGTGACACAATAATCGTGCCAACAGCAACTACATTCAACTTGGCGACAGCACGCAATATAGCTGCCGCTAACTTTGCCGCCAGCCCAAGTACACCCCGTACAGTAGCGATTGTGGGTGAAGTTAATCGTCCTGGCTCGTACCTGGTGAGCTCAGGTAGCACAGATGGGCAGGCGGGCGGAGCTACAGGTACTGGACTGCCAACTATTACGCGGGCAATTCAACTAGCTGGGGGAATTACACCACAAGCTGATGTTCGGACTCTCAAACTCCGCCGACCGACAAGAGCCGGTACAGAACAAACTATAGATATCAATCTCTGGCAACTATTGCAGAGTGGTGATATCAATCAAGACTTAATTGTGCAAGACGGAGATACAATTGTTATTCCTACGGCCACTGAGATCAACGTAGCAGAAGCGACTCAATTAGCTACTACTACTTTATCTCCTACACGCATTCAAGTTGGTGTGGTAGGCGAAGTTAAAAAACCAGGAGCTGTAGAGATTCAACCTAATAGTTCTTTAAACCAAGCACTACTGGCTGCGGGCGGATTCAACGATAATAGAGCTAGCAGAGCTACTGTAGATTTAGTTCGGCTCAACCCTAATGGTTCTGTGACTAAACGCGAAGTCAAAGTCGATTTTGCTCAAGGAATTAATGAGCAAACTAATCCCATACTCCGTAATAATGATGTTATTATAGTTAGCCGTAATGGCATAGCTAAAACTAGTGATACTATCAGTCCTATATCAGGGATTTTAGGCACATTTATAAATGTTGTGAGGTTCTTCACAGGATTTTAG
- a CDS encoding ABC transporter ATP-binding protein: protein MKSVADDPNYQLNTKDTPPVVLTSELRKVYRSGFWLNQKIVSLKNCSLTVYQGETFGLLGPNGAGKTTLLKLLLGIIRPTSGRGLLLGKPLGDRSVKQNIGYLPENPYLYDYLTGWEFLQLAAGLFQIPRSVQRRRIPQLLELVGLSQADAQKKLLRRYSKGMLQRVGMAQALINEPDLVFLDEPMSGLDPVGRYQMREIILSLKAAGKTIFFNSHILSEVEQICDRIAILAQGELICSGSLNELLGNSSTYHVKGQGGDWEILKKWIPELVFQPDGSWQGTLQDDYYDFLASLRLMGGQIVAMNLSRYSLEEFFIQQIKLTSPVD, encoded by the coding sequence ATGAAGTCTGTTGCAGATGACCCGAATTATCAACTGAATACGAAAGACACTCCGCCGGTAGTGCTAACTTCTGAGTTACGAAAAGTCTACCGTAGTGGCTTTTGGCTGAATCAAAAAATTGTATCTCTCAAAAACTGTTCTTTAACAGTCTACCAAGGGGAAACTTTTGGTTTGCTGGGGCCAAATGGTGCTGGTAAAACTACTCTTTTAAAACTTTTGCTGGGAATTATTCGTCCTACCTCTGGGCGGGGCTTATTGTTAGGTAAGCCGCTGGGCGATCGCAGTGTTAAACAAAACATTGGCTATCTGCCAGAAAATCCCTATCTGTATGACTATCTCACTGGCTGGGAATTTTTGCAGCTAGCAGCTGGGTTATTCCAAATTCCCAGAAGTGTCCAACGTCGGCGCATTCCCCAATTACTGGAATTGGTGGGTTTATCACAAGCTGATGCCCAAAAAAAGCTGCTGCGCCGTTATTCTAAAGGAATGCTACAGCGTGTCGGTATGGCACAAGCGCTAATTAATGAGCCAGATTTAGTCTTTCTTGATGAACCAATGTCTGGGCTTGATCCGGTGGGACGCTATCAAATGCGAGAAATTATTCTGTCACTCAAAGCCGCTGGTAAGACGATTTTTTTCAACAGCCACATTCTTAGTGAGGTAGAGCAAATTTGCGATCGCATTGCCATTCTCGCCCAAGGTGAATTAATTTGTTCTGGTTCTCTCAATGAACTCTTAGGTAACAGCAGCACATATCATGTTAAAGGTCAAGGCGGTGACTGGGAAATTCTGAAAAAATGGATACCCGAACTAGTATTTCAGCCTGATGGTTCGTGGCAAGGTACACTACAAGACGATTACTATGATTTTCTTGCTAGTCTCCGTTTAATGGGAGGACAAATTGTAGCGATGAACTTATCTCGTTATTCCTTAGAAGAATTTTTTATCCAACAAATTAAATTAACTAGTCCAGTTGATTAA
- the hisB gene encoding imidazoleglycerol-phosphate dehydratase HisB: MQTTNRQVNSSNYEQSTRVPRIATVHRTTGETDVQVTINLDGRGTCTAATGIPFLDHMLHQIASHGLIDIDVQAKGDWEIDDHHTNEDVGITLGQALNQALGDKKGIVRFGNFLAPLDEALIQVALDFSGRPHLSYGLQIPTQRVGTYDTQLTREFFVGLVNHSQMTLHIRQLDGINSHHIIEATFKAFARAMRIAVEIDPRRAGTIPSSKGVL; the protein is encoded by the coding sequence ATGCAAACAACCAATCGTCAAGTTAATTCCTCAAACTACGAACAGTCAACTAGAGTTCCTCGTATTGCCACTGTTCACCGCACCACTGGTGAAACTGATGTGCAAGTTACTATCAACCTAGATGGTAGAGGAACTTGTACAGCAGCAACAGGCATTCCATTTTTGGATCATATGTTGCATCAAATTGCTTCCCACGGGCTGATTGATATAGATGTCCAAGCTAAGGGAGACTGGGAAATTGATGACCACCACACCAATGAAGATGTAGGCATTACCTTGGGGCAAGCTTTGAACCAAGCATTAGGTGACAAAAAAGGTATTGTCCGCTTTGGTAACTTTCTTGCACCGCTGGATGAAGCTTTAATTCAGGTAGCGCTAGACTTTTCTGGTCGTCCTCATCTCAGTTATGGCTTGCAAATTCCTACTCAGCGCGTGGGAACCTATGACACCCAATTAACACGCGAATTTTTTGTCGGATTGGTGAACCACAGCCAAATGACACTACACATTCGGCAACTGGATGGTATTAATTCCCATCACATCATTGAAGCGACATTTAAAGCGTTTGCTAGGGCAATGCGGATAGCCGTGGAAATTGACCCCCGTCGTGCTGGCACAATTCCCAGTTCTAAAGGCGTTTTGTAG